A window of the Vibrio pomeroyi genome harbors these coding sequences:
- a CDS encoding endonuclease domain-containing protein, with the protein MTIYTRPQLNTFRKTLRNNMPQPERKLWFYIRRKQLGVKFRRQHSIGKYIVDFFCCELKLAIELDGNSHFSEQAQAYDHQRTRDLNKLGIKVLRFTNNEVNQNLEEVLVKIMNSIPK; encoded by the coding sequence ATGACGATTTATACACGACCTCAGCTCAATACATTTCGAAAAACACTCCGAAACAACATGCCTCAACCAGAACGTAAACTATGGTTTTATATAAGAAGAAAGCAGCTTGGCGTAAAATTTAGAAGACAACATAGCATTGGAAAATACATCGTGGATTTCTTCTGCTGCGAACTAAAACTGGCCATTGAGTTAGATGGTAATAGTCACTTTTCAGAACAAGCACAGGCTTACGATCATCAGCGCACACGAGACTTAAACAAGCTTGGAATCAAGGTGCTTCGCTTTACCAATAATGAGGTTAATCAGAACCTTGAGGAAGTTTTGGTGAAGATCATGAATTCAATCCCCAAATAA
- the pfkA gene encoding 6-phosphofructokinase, translating to MIKKIGVLTSGGDAPGMNAAVRGVVRTALSVGIEVYGIYDGYQGLVEDRIEKLDRSSVSDVINRGGTFLGSARFPEFKDVAVREKGIENLKKHGIEALVVIGGDGSYMGAKKLTEMGYPCIGLPGTIDNDIAGTDYTIGYLTALNTVIDSIDRLRDTSSSHQRISIVEIMGRHCGDLTLMSAIAGGCEYIITPETGLDKDQLIGNIQDGIAKGKKHAIIALTELMMDANELAKEIETATGRETRATVLGHIQRGGRPTAFDRVLASRMGNYAVHLLQEGHGGRCVGIEKEELVHHDIIDCIENMQNPDRSELFRVAEELF from the coding sequence ATGATTAAGAAGATCGGTGTTTTGACCAGTGGTGGTGACGCTCCAGGTATGAACGCAGCAGTTCGCGGCGTTGTTCGTACTGCGTTATCAGTTGGCATTGAAGTTTACGGTATTTACGATGGCTACCAAGGCCTTGTTGAAGACCGTATCGAAAAGCTTGACCGTTCAAGCGTATCTGACGTAATCAACCGTGGTGGTACCTTCTTAGGTTCTGCACGTTTCCCTGAATTCAAAGACGTTGCTGTTCGTGAGAAAGGCATCGAGAACCTTAAGAAACACGGCATCGAAGCACTTGTTGTTATCGGTGGTGACGGTTCTTACATGGGTGCTAAGAAGCTAACTGAGATGGGTTACCCATGTATCGGTCTTCCAGGCACAATCGATAACGATATCGCGGGTACTGACTACACAATCGGTTACCTAACTGCGCTTAACACAGTTATCGATTCAATCGACCGTTTACGTGACACGTCTTCTTCTCACCAACGTATTTCTATTGTTGAAATCATGGGCCGTCACTGTGGTGACCTTACGCTTATGTCAGCAATCGCGGGTGGTTGTGAGTACATCATTACTCCAGAGACTGGCCTAGATAAAGACCAGCTTATCGGCAACATCCAAGATGGAATTGCTAAAGGTAAGAAGCACGCAATCATCGCTCTAACTGAGCTTATGATGGACGCAAACGAGCTTGCTAAAGAGATCGAAACAGCAACAGGTCGTGAGACTCGTGCAACGGTTCTTGGTCACATTCAACGTGGTGGTCGTCCTACTGCATTTGACCGTGTACTGGCTTCTCGCATGGGTAACTACGCTGTTCACCTGCTTCAAGAAGGTCACGGTGGTCGTTGTGTTGGTATCGAGAAAGAAGAACTTGTTCACCACGACATCATCGACTGTATCGAGAACATGCAGAACCCAGACCGTTCTGAGCTGTTCCGCGTTGCAGAAGAGTTGTTCTAG
- the fieF gene encoding CDF family cation-efflux transporter FieF (FieF, a metal efflux transporter, is a member of the CDF (cation diffusion facilitator) family of transporters.), producing the protein MKQEYARLVTLAAWAATTIATILLIVKVAAWWVTGSVSLLASVVDSMLDIAASVVNLIVVRYSLQPADKEHTFGHGKAESLAALAQAMFISGSACFLILNGIERFFRPHELNSPEIGIYVSLFAIVMTFGLVRFQKHVVKKTGSQAIAADSLHYQSDLYMNAAIMLALALSWFGIGQADSVFAVGIGIYILYSAYQMAMEAIQSLLDHKLPDEELKQIKETSLSVEGVLGVHQLRTRRSGPIRFIQLHLELEDEMPLIEAHRISDEVEAKLISVFPDADVLIHQDPYSVVFGPEKQQKFHSW; encoded by the coding sequence ATGAAACAAGAATACGCACGTTTAGTTACGCTCGCTGCTTGGGCAGCCACCACCATCGCCACTATTTTATTGATAGTGAAAGTCGCAGCATGGTGGGTGACAGGTTCTGTGAGTCTGTTGGCTTCCGTGGTCGATTCAATGTTGGATATCGCAGCGTCTGTCGTTAACCTCATCGTGGTTCGCTACTCTCTGCAGCCTGCCGACAAAGAGCACACCTTTGGTCATGGTAAGGCCGAATCTCTTGCCGCATTGGCGCAGGCGATGTTTATCTCAGGCTCGGCTTGTTTCCTCATTCTTAACGGTATTGAACGCTTCTTCAGACCTCATGAACTCAACTCTCCAGAGATTGGTATCTACGTCAGCTTATTCGCGATAGTCATGACCTTCGGCTTGGTTCGATTCCAAAAACATGTGGTGAAGAAAACCGGTAGCCAAGCGATTGCCGCTGACTCACTGCACTATCAATCTGACCTTTATATGAATGCCGCGATCATGCTAGCCCTAGCATTGAGCTGGTTTGGCATTGGCCAAGCGGACTCTGTATTTGCGGTGGGTATCGGTATCTACATTCTTTACAGCGCTTATCAAATGGCGATGGAAGCGATTCAATCTCTGCTTGATCATAAGCTACCGGATGAAGAGCTAAAACAGATAAAAGAGACATCGTTGAGCGTCGAAGGCGTGTTGGGTGTACATCAATTACGAACGCGTCGTTCGGGGCCAATTCGCTTCATTCAATTGCACTTAGAACTTGAAGATGAGATGCCACTTATTGAAGCGCATCGCATTTCTGACGAAGTTGAGGCCAAGCTTATCTCCGTATTCCCTGATGCTGATGTATTAATTCACCAGGATCCGTATTCGGTCGTATTTGGACCAGAGAAGCAGCAGAAATTCCACTCGTGGTGA
- a CDS encoding CpxP family protein produces MKMTKKLVLAAAALPLMLGTASAYAFGGGDKGDHKGMHGKCGGFDKKVMRQLDLTDAQKTELKEMREANRAEMKEKHAGNKTDKMAKMKAHQEKVQALVLADNFDEAAANDLASEMVEKQTERRVAMLKKQHEMMSVLTAEQKTQLKEIQQERMTKCADKMEKRMNKDK; encoded by the coding sequence ATGAAAATGACTAAGAAACTTGTACTAGCAGCTGCGGCACTTCCACTAATGTTAGGTACAGCAAGCGCGTACGCATTTGGCGGCGGCGATAAAGGCGACCACAAAGGCATGCACGGTAAATGTGGTGGCTTCGATAAGAAAGTGATGCGTCAACTAGACCTAACTGACGCACAAAAAACAGAATTGAAAGAGATGCGCGAAGCGAATCGTGCAGAGATGAAAGAAAAACACGCTGGCAATAAAACCGATAAAATGGCGAAAATGAAAGCGCACCAAGAGAAAGTTCAAGCATTGGTACTGGCTGACAACTTCGATGAAGCAGCTGCGAACGACCTAGCAAGCGAAATGGTTGAGAAGCAAACTGAGCGTCGCGTGGCAATGCTGAAGAAGCAACACGAAATGATGAGCGTACTAACGGCTGAGCAAAAGACTCAACTGAAAGAAATCCAACAAGAGCGCATGACTAAGTGTGCTGACAAAATGGAAAAACGCATGAACAAAGACAAGTAA
- a CDS encoding response regulator, giving the protein MANILLIDDDTELTSLLKDILSFEGFTVSEANDGYAGLEAVNDEIDLILLDVMMPRLNGMETLKKLRENWETPVLMLTAKGEEIDRVIGLELGADDYLPKPFSDRELLARIRAILRRTQTTAAPKAASDRIQYQDIEVFPGKQEAYCNGEIIDLTTTEFALLSHLIQNPGQVITKEALSLDVLGKRLAAFDRAIDMHISNLRKKIPERSDGKSRIKTLRGRGYLLVEED; this is encoded by the coding sequence ATGGCGAACATTCTTCTTATTGATGACGACACCGAGTTAACCAGCTTACTTAAAGACATTCTGAGCTTTGAGGGCTTCACTGTTTCCGAAGCCAATGACGGCTACGCGGGGCTCGAGGCGGTCAATGATGAGATTGATTTGATTCTTTTGGATGTGATGATGCCGCGCCTGAATGGCATGGAAACTCTCAAGAAGCTAAGAGAAAATTGGGAAACACCCGTACTGATGCTGACCGCAAAAGGTGAAGAGATTGATCGTGTGATTGGCCTAGAGCTTGGCGCAGATGACTATTTACCTAAACCTTTCAGTGACCGAGAGCTACTTGCACGTATTCGTGCCATCTTGCGTCGAACGCAAACCACCGCGGCACCGAAAGCAGCCAGTGATAGAATTCAATACCAAGACATTGAAGTCTTCCCTGGCAAGCAAGAAGCTTACTGTAATGGCGAGATTATCGATCTCACCACCACAGAGTTCGCTTTGTTGAGCCACCTTATCCAAAACCCGGGGCAAGTGATCACCAAAGAAGCATTGAGTCTCGATGTATTAGGCAAAAGGCTAGCGGCGTTTGACCGTGCGATCGATATGCACATCTCCAATCTGCGTAAAAAGATCCCAGAGCGCAGCGACGGCAAATCTCGTATCAAGACCTTACGTGGTCGTGGCTACTTATTGGTAGAGGAGGATTAA
- the cpxA gene encoding envelope stress sensor histidine kinase CpxA: MRIPKITSLYGRIFAIFWFTMLLVLLSVLSLPHLDPRVARDVPADHLGKLERIAKAAEKRYAREPNLGKIVFQLEAPRSRKDSRARIYLTDLEGAVLTSKRHSDYKLKAIRNFVTSIDNPEMPKQKLYGHYMVAGPVPITLAGEELLMYAGVKWNQPPPFLLRLFDRPLQLLLAVMLASTPLLLWLAWALSQPARRLERAAQRVAKGQFEVDPTLEKGTSEFRQAGESFNQMVEAVNQMISGQQRLLSDISHELRSPLTRLRMANALAIRKQGESQELERIDTEAQRLEQMISELLTLSRMQVDSHITREVQPISSLWEEILKDAQFEAEQMGKQLTFSEIPERSISGNPKLLMSALDNITRNAIYYGKDQVDVQFHVVQDQLTICVNDNGDGVPDDELDSIFRPFYRVSTARDRNTGGTGLGLTITESAIRQHSGTITATRSQLGGLQLEITLPILPV; the protein is encoded by the coding sequence ATGCGTATCCCTAAAATCACCAGCTTATATGGACGTATCTTTGCTATCTTTTGGTTCACCATGTTACTGGTGCTTTTGTCGGTACTGTCACTTCCTCATTTAGATCCGCGAGTCGCGCGCGACGTGCCTGCTGATCACCTCGGTAAATTAGAGCGTATCGCCAAAGCCGCTGAAAAACGCTACGCCAGAGAACCGAATCTCGGCAAAATTGTCTTCCAACTTGAGGCGCCACGCAGCCGCAAGGATTCTCGTGCCCGCATCTATTTAACCGATCTTGAGGGTGCGGTTCTCACCTCGAAAAGGCATTCAGACTACAAGCTTAAAGCGATTCGTAACTTTGTTACCTCGATTGATAACCCTGAGATGCCGAAGCAAAAACTCTATGGGCACTACATGGTTGCAGGGCCAGTACCGATTACTCTCGCTGGCGAAGAACTACTGATGTATGCCGGAGTGAAGTGGAATCAACCACCGCCATTCTTACTGCGCCTGTTTGATAGGCCTCTGCAGCTATTACTTGCTGTGATGTTGGCGAGTACCCCGCTATTGCTTTGGTTAGCTTGGGCACTGAGCCAACCTGCTCGTAGGCTTGAGCGCGCTGCGCAACGTGTCGCGAAAGGTCAGTTTGAGGTTGATCCAACACTTGAAAAAGGCACATCTGAATTCAGACAAGCGGGTGAGAGCTTTAACCAGATGGTCGAAGCGGTAAACCAGATGATCTCCGGTCAGCAACGCCTACTCTCTGATATTTCACACGAGCTGCGCTCACCACTGACTCGCCTGCGTATGGCGAATGCGCTGGCAATTCGTAAGCAGGGTGAGAGCCAAGAACTTGAGCGTATCGATACTGAAGCACAACGTCTGGAACAGATGATCAGCGAGCTACTGACGCTATCGCGCATGCAAGTCGACAGCCACATTACTCGTGAGGTTCAGCCTATCTCAAGCCTATGGGAAGAGATCTTGAAAGACGCACAGTTTGAAGCCGAACAGATGGGCAAACAACTGACGTTCTCTGAGATCCCTGAGCGTTCTATTTCGGGTAATCCTAAGCTGTTGATGAGTGCGCTAGACAACATTACGCGTAACGCCATCTACTACGGCAAAGACCAAGTCGATGTGCAGTTCCACGTGGTGCAAGACCAGCTGACGATTTGCGTGAACGATAATGGCGATGGTGTGCCTGATGATGAATTAGATTCTATCTTCAGACCTTTCTATCGCGTTTCTACTGCCCGTGATCGCAATACCGGTGGCACTGGACTTGGGTTAACCATTACTGAAAGTGCGATTCGCCAACACAGCGGAACCATCACAGCAACCCGCAGCCAGTTAGGTGGATTACAACTCGAAATCACCCTGCCTATCTTACCGGTGTAA
- a CDS encoding superoxide dismutase — protein sequence MSHTFPELPYSYDALEPYIDAKTMEVHYSKHHRTYYDKFVAAVSGSELEQQSLTEIFANISQHSPAVRNNGGGYYNHILYWNCMSQDGGGEPTGELGDAIKSTFGDFETFQDQFAQAAINTFGSGFAWLVVEEGQLKIISTSNQDNPWMDTIASNGEPILALDVWEHAYYISYQNRRPDYINAWWNVVNWNAVAENYAQALANKA from the coding sequence ATGTCGCACACTTTCCCTGAACTACCCTACTCTTACGATGCCCTAGAACCTTACATTGATGCTAAAACGATGGAAGTGCATTACAGCAAGCACCACAGAACCTACTACGATAAGTTTGTTGCGGCGGTGTCTGGCAGTGAACTAGAACAGCAATCTCTGACTGAGATCTTCGCTAACATCTCACAGCACAGCCCTGCCGTTCGCAATAATGGTGGCGGCTACTACAACCATATCTTGTATTGGAACTGCATGTCTCAAGACGGCGGTGGTGAACCGACTGGCGAGCTTGGTGATGCTATCAAGAGCACATTCGGAGATTTCGAGACGTTCCAAGATCAGTTCGCTCAAGCAGCAATCAATACCTTCGGTTCAGGCTTTGCGTGGTTGGTGGTAGAAGAAGGACAACTGAAGATCATCTCAACCTCAAACCAAGACAACCCATGGATGGATACCATCGCCAGTAACGGTGAGCCAATTCTTGCGCTGGATGTTTGGGAACACGCTTACTACATCAGCTACCAAAACCGTCGCCCTGATTACATCAATGCATGGTGGAATGTGGTGAATTGGAATGCGGTTGCTGAAAACTACGCACAAGCACTCGCGAATAAAGCGTAA
- the trmL gene encoding tRNA (uridine(34)/cytosine(34)/5-carboxymethylaminomethyluridine(34)-2'-O)-methyltransferase TrmL: MFDIALYEPEIAPNTGNIIRLCANCGANLHLIEPLGFDFEEKKVRRAGLDYHDLARVKRHKNLEAFLEYLENEREGDFRIFACTTKTTGHHVDAKFQQGDVLMFGPETRGLPAEFIESMPMEQRIRIPMMPDARSLNLSNAVAIIAFEAWRQMGFEGAV, from the coding sequence ATGTTTGATATCGCTCTATACGAACCTGAAATTGCACCCAATACGGGTAACATCATCCGCCTATGTGCTAACTGCGGCGCGAACCTGCACCTGATTGAGCCGCTTGGCTTTGATTTTGAAGAGAAGAAAGTTCGTCGTGCTGGCTTGGATTACCACGACCTAGCGCGTGTTAAGCGTCACAAGAACCTAGAAGCCTTTCTTGAGTATCTAGAAAATGAACGCGAGGGTGACTTCCGTATCTTTGCTTGCACCACTAAAACGACAGGTCACCACGTGGATGCGAAATTCCAACAAGGTGATGTGTTGATGTTTGGCCCAGAGACACGCGGCCTGCCTGCTGAGTTCATTGAAAGCATGCCAATGGAGCAACGTATTCGTATTCCAATGATGCCAGACGCACGCAGCCTAAACCTGTCTAACGCGGTTGCTATCATCGCATTTGAAGCGTGGCGACAAATGGGCTTCGAAGGCGCGGTATAA
- a CDS encoding FxsA family protein, with amino-acid sequence MFPILLLLFIFVPIIEIGLFIQVGGFLGLWPTIALVLITAFVGASLVRSQGIQTLMSVQGRLQQGEMPAQQILEGVMLAVAGVLLLTPGFMTDALGMLVLLPAPRAMIAKKMMEKMVVKNMSGGFHAGGQAGFGQGPFGQDPFNRDPFDQSKDGNTFEGEFEKKDDDNDRNRLN; translated from the coding sequence GTGTTTCCTATCTTATTATTACTATTTATCTTCGTACCCATCATTGAGATTGGGCTATTTATTCAAGTTGGTGGCTTTTTAGGATTGTGGCCAACTATTGCGTTAGTGTTGATTACTGCATTTGTTGGTGCCTCACTGGTTCGTAGCCAAGGCATCCAGACACTGATGTCTGTACAAGGTCGTTTGCAACAAGGCGAAATGCCAGCACAGCAGATTCTTGAAGGCGTGATGCTTGCGGTTGCAGGTGTATTGCTACTGACTCCGGGCTTTATGACGGATGCACTTGGTATGTTGGTATTGCTGCCAGCACCAAGAGCGATGATTGCTAAGAAAATGATGGAAAAAATGGTGGTTAAGAATATGTCTGGCGGCTTCCATGCTGGTGGGCAAGCGGGCTTTGGTCAGGGGCCATTTGGACAAGATCCGTTTAATCGTGACCCATTTGATCAGTCAAAAGATGGCAACACCTTTGAAGGTGAGTTTGAGAAGAAAGACGACGACAACGATCGTAACCGCTTAAACTAA
- the aspA gene encoding aspartate ammonia-lyase — translation MATLSEAQVDAPQATRLEEDLLGQRHVPADAYYGIHTLRAVENFNISNVTISDVPEFVRGMVMTKKAAALANKELGVIPSEVAKYIIQACDLILDTGKCMDQFPSDVFQGGAGTSVNMNANEVVANVALELMGKEKGQYEFINPNDHVNRSQSTNCAYPTGFRISVYNSVLKLIDAIEYLKGAFELKSQEFNTILKMGRTQLQDAVPMTVGQEFHAWAVTINEEIKNLEYTSKLLLEVNLGATAIGTGLNAAPGYQGLAVKHLAEVTGLECVPAEDLIEATSDCGAYVMTHGALKRLAVKLSKICNDLRLLSSGPRTGLNELNLPELQAGSSIMPAKVNPVVPEVVNQVCFKVLGNDNTVSFAAEGGQLQLNVMEPVIAQSMFESLDILTNACVNLRDKCVDGITVNKEVCESHVFNSIGIVTYLNPYIGHHEGDIVGKICAETGKSVRDVVLERGLLTEEELDDIFSVENLMHPQYKAKRYE, via the coding sequence ATGGCTACTCTATCAGAAGCACAAGTTGATGCTCCTCAAGCTACTCGTCTCGAAGAAGATCTTTTAGGTCAACGTCATGTTCCGGCTGATGCTTACTACGGCATCCACACTCTACGCGCAGTTGAAAACTTCAACATCTCAAATGTAACGATCTCAGATGTACCTGAATTCGTTCGCGGTATGGTGATGACAAAGAAAGCTGCGGCTTTAGCAAACAAAGAGTTAGGTGTAATTCCTAGCGAAGTGGCTAAATACATCATCCAAGCTTGTGACCTAATTCTAGACACGGGTAAGTGCATGGATCAGTTCCCATCAGACGTTTTCCAAGGTGGTGCTGGTACTTCTGTAAACATGAACGCGAACGAAGTAGTTGCGAACGTGGCACTTGAGCTTATGGGCAAAGAAAAAGGCCAATATGAGTTCATCAACCCGAACGACCATGTAAACCGCAGCCAATCTACAAACTGTGCTTACCCAACTGGCTTCCGTATCTCTGTATACAACAGCGTACTAAAACTGATCGACGCAATTGAATACCTAAAAGGTGCATTCGAGCTTAAGAGCCAAGAATTCAACACAATTTTGAAGATGGGTCGTACTCAACTTCAAGATGCAGTTCCAATGACGGTTGGCCAAGAGTTCCACGCTTGGGCAGTAACCATCAACGAAGAAATCAAAAACCTAGAATACACATCAAAGCTACTGCTTGAAGTTAACCTAGGCGCAACGGCAATCGGTACTGGTCTGAACGCAGCACCGGGTTACCAAGGCCTTGCAGTTAAACACCTAGCTGAAGTAACTGGTCTAGAGTGTGTTCCTGCTGAAGACCTAATCGAAGCAACGTCTGACTGTGGTGCATATGTAATGACGCACGGCGCACTTAAGCGTCTAGCCGTTAAACTGTCTAAAATTTGTAACGATTTGCGTCTGCTTTCTTCAGGTCCACGTACTGGCTTGAACGAGCTAAACCTACCTGAACTGCAAGCGGGTTCTTCAATCATGCCTGCTAAAGTAAATCCAGTTGTTCCTGAAGTAGTAAACCAAGTTTGCTTCAAAGTTCTAGGTAACGACAACACGGTTTCTTTCGCTGCAGAAGGTGGTCAACTTCAGCTGAACGTAATGGAACCCGTTATTGCACAAAGCATGTTTGAGTCTCTAGACATCCTAACAAACGCTTGTGTGAACCTACGCGACAAGTGTGTAGACGGCATTACTGTAAACAAAGAAGTGTGCGAATCTCACGTATTTAACTCTATCGGTATCGTTACTTACCTAAACCCATACATTGGCCACCACGAAGGTGACATTGTTGGTAAGATCTGTGCAGAAACAGGTAAGAGCGTGCGTGATGTGGTTCTAGAGCGCGGTTTATTGACCGAAGAAGAACTTGATGACATTTTCTCTGTTGAAAATTTGATGCATCCTCAGTATAAAGCGAAGCGCTACGAATAA
- a CDS encoding anaerobic C4-dicarboxylate transporter: protein MIAVELFIVLLFIFLGARIGGIGIGFAGGAGVIALSLILGVPTSQSFIPIDVILIIMSVITAIAAMQVAGGMDWLVQIAENFLRKHPERITFYAPIVTFVMTLMAGTGHTAFSTLPVIAEVAKGQGVRPSRPLSIAVVASQIAITASPISAAVVAFAAMLAPFGVDYLTLLMVCIPTTFIACMVGAVVANYMGSELKDDPVYQERLEKGLIKLATEEKREILPTAKKATYIFLAAIGFVVCYAAAISSSVGLIENPALGRNEAIMSVMLAAAAAIVMFTKIDAAKISSAPTFRSGMTACVCVLGVAWLGSTFVNAHVAEIKDVAGALLADYPWMLALVLFFASMLLYSQGATTVALMPAALAIGVAPLTAVASFAAVSALFVLPTYPTLLAAVEMDDTGSTRIGNYVFNHPFFIPGVVTISTAVALGFAFGGLFI from the coding sequence ATGATTGCAGTAGAACTATTTATCGTCCTGCTCTTTATCTTTTTGGGGGCCAGAATTGGCGGTATCGGTATCGGTTTTGCCGGTGGTGCTGGTGTTATTGCCCTTTCACTTATTCTTGGCGTTCCAACAAGCCAATCTTTCATCCCGATCGACGTAATCTTGATCATCATGTCTGTTATCACCGCAATTGCTGCAATGCAGGTTGCTGGCGGTATGGACTGGTTGGTGCAAATTGCAGAAAACTTTTTGCGTAAGCACCCTGAACGCATCACCTTTTATGCGCCAATCGTGACCTTTGTAATGACACTAATGGCGGGTACTGGTCACACAGCATTCTCAACACTTCCTGTTATCGCAGAAGTAGCGAAAGGCCAAGGCGTGCGTCCTTCTCGTCCACTGTCTATCGCAGTTGTAGCATCTCAGATTGCAATCACAGCTTCGCCAATCTCGGCAGCGGTTGTGGCTTTCGCAGCAATGCTTGCACCGTTCGGGGTTGATTACCTAACGCTACTGATGGTTTGTATCCCAACCACCTTCATCGCTTGTATGGTTGGCGCGGTTGTCGCTAACTACATGGGTAGTGAGCTGAAAGACGATCCTGTTTACCAAGAGCGTCTAGAGAAAGGTCTAATCAAACTGGCAACAGAAGAGAAGCGCGAGATCCTTCCAACAGCGAAGAAAGCGACTTACATCTTCCTAGCTGCGATTGGTTTCGTGGTTTGTTACGCAGCGGCTATCTCTAGCTCTGTTGGCCTGATTGAAAACCCTGCGCTAGGTCGTAACGAAGCGATCATGTCTGTAATGCTAGCAGCAGCGGCAGCAATCGTTATGTTCACTAAGATTGATGCAGCTAAGATTTCTTCAGCACCAACATTCCGCTCTGGTATGACGGCGTGTGTATGTGTACTTGGTGTGGCTTGGTTAGGTTCAACGTTTGTAAACGCACACGTTGCTGAGATCAAAGACGTAGCAGGCGCTCTACTGGCTGACTACCCATGGATGCTGGCGCTTGTTCTGTTCTTCGCTTCTATGCTGCTTTACTCTCAAGGCGCAACAACCGTTGCACTTATGCCTGCAGCTCTAGCGATTGGCGTAGCACCACTCACAGCGGTTGCTTCTTTCGCTGCGGTAAGTGCGCTGTTCGTACTTCCAACTTACCCAACACTACTAGCGGCAGTTGAGATGGATGACACAGGCTCAACGCGTATCGGTAACTACGTATTCAACCACCCATTCTTCATTCCAGGTGTGGTAACAATCAGTACTGCGGTAGCACTAGGCTTCGCATTCGGCGGTCTGTTTATCTAA